A window from Diachasmimorpha longicaudata isolate KC_UGA_2023 chromosome 5, iyDiaLong2, whole genome shotgun sequence encodes these proteins:
- the LOC135162769 gene encoding inositol polyphosphate 5-phosphatase OCRL — MAGHEQMSIVQLKFTSGESVVITTEASLMQGRAKAPRLLALVNKGPTYALVVFLTSRSPPQVYSDLSIERVLPINQDFKCDIDTGNQLQESPDVYLNISSRKQRLVFEMRPGVATSSIVSEIFRAIEVTQKNKNLTSDYLWIQKLTGSTRALDYAPGDGSDIVDPLVDLESPDLVVPRRNIASGKTPVAARESVVRYQMACKEDDYTYTETYRIFVGTWNVNGQPPNNISIEEWLSSDRVPPDLYAIGFQELDLSKEAFLFNDTPREEEWRQVVMKSLHPKGVYEQIALVRLVGMMLIVFAQETHLPFIKNVCVDTVGTGIMGKLGNKGGVAVSCSIHNTSICFVNAHLAAHCEEFERRNQDYADICSRLSFNSLIPPKSLKDHDQIYWLGDLNYRITEMDAFTAKQYLTSNTLLPVLTLDQLHQQKTIGRIFVGFHEAEITFKPTYKYDPGTDNWDSSEKGRAPAWCDRILWKGDSITSIKYRSHPDLRISDHKPVSAIFDAQIRVIDMTKYRKIHEEVMKKLDKLENEFLPQVMVDTTEIIFDVLKFRERSSKELIIANTGQVPVQFEFIKKLDDTNYCKDWLSIAPYTGFIKPGEKCDIKLEVYIDKKMACKFNSGEDKLYDILVLHLEGGKDIFITVTGTYERSCFGSSMEALVHISVPIREVPVGRLMELENNKNPSSEPYPVPKEIWLLVDRLYRHATKQRELFEKGGLDNEIIAIRDWLDLGSQEPMPGNVYSVAEALLLLLESTAEPLVPYNLHSLCLSAATSYLQCKQLVMQLPEIRRTVFLYICFFLQELLNHSEENGLDAKTLATLFGSIFLRDPPRSRDDRTQRNPLIQATFDRKKAAFVYQFLVNDQSDFLGR; from the exons ATGGCAGGACACGAACAAATGTCAAtagttcaattgaaatttacgTCTGGTGAGTCAGTAGTGATCACGACGGAGGCATCACTAATGCAGGGCCGGGCCAAGGCCCCCCGCCTTCTCGCTCTAGTCAACAAAGGGCCAACATACGCTCTTGTGGTGTTTCTCACTTCTAGAAGTCCACCTCAGGTTTACAGTGACTTGTCTATTGAACGAGTATTGCCTATCAATCAAGACTTCAAATGTGATATCGACACTGGAAATCAACTGCAGGAAAGTCCGGATGTTTATCTAAATATTTCATCCAGAAAACAACGATTAGTATTCGAGATGAGACCTGGGGTGGCCACAAGTTCAATAGTCTCAGAAATTTTTAGGGCTATTGAGGTCAcccagaaaaacaaaaatctaaCTTCTGACTATTTGTGGATTCAAAAGTTAACAG GCAGCACAAGAGCCCTGGACTACGCACCAGGCGACGGTTCCGATATTGTGGACCCTCTAGTTGACCTGGAGTCTCCAGACCTCGTGGTTCCTCGACGCAACATCGCCTCGGGAAAGACACCTGTAGCAGCGCGTGAATCCGTCGTCCGTTATCAAATGGCCTGCAAGGAGGATGACTACACCTACACAGAAACTTACCGAATCTTCGTTGGAACGTGGAACGTTAATGGACAACCACCAAATAATATCTCGATCGAGGAGTGGTTAAGCAGTGACCGAGTCCCTCCGGATTTATATGCAATTGGCTTTCAGGAACTAGATCTTAGTAAAGAagcatttttattcaacgatACACCACGGGAGGAGGAATGGAGACAAGTGGTGATGAAATCTCTCCATCCTAAAGGTGTATACGAGCAAATAGCACTTGTTCGTCTTGTGGGAATGATGCTCATTGTTTTCGCACAGGAGACACATTTGCCCTTCATTAAAAATGTCTGTGTGGACACGGTAGGCACAGGAATAATGGGCAAACTCGGTAACAAAGGAGGTGTAGCTGTGAGCTGTTCCATCCACAACACGTCCATTTGTTTTGTCAATGCCCACCTCGCTGCACACTGCGAAGAATTTGAGCGCAGAAATCAAGACTATGCAGACATTTGCTCTCGTCTCTCCTTCAACTCTCTTATCCCTCCAAAATCCCTCAAGGATCACGACCAGATCTACTGGTTGGGTGATCTGAATTATAGAATCACCGAAATGGATGCATTCACAGCAAAGCAATACCTCACGTCAAATACTCTTCTGCCAGTTCTCACCCTGGATCAACTTCATCAACAGAAAACAATTGGCCGAATCTTCGTGGGCTTTCATGAGGCGGAGATCACATTCAAACCTACCTACAAGTACGATCCAGGCACCGATAACTGGGACTCATCGGAAAAAGGAAGAGCACCAGCTTGGTGTGATCGTATCCTTTGGAAAGGTGACTCTATCACCTCAATAAAATACAGGAGCCATCCAGACCTTCGAATATCAGATCACAAACCAGTTTCTGCAATTTTTGATGCCCAAATCAGAGTCATCGACATGACaaagtatagaaaaattcaCGAAGAAGTAATGAAAAAGTTAGATAAATTGGAGAATGAATTTCTACCTCAAGTTATGGTAGATACTACAGAAATAATCTTCGATGTTCTTAAGTTTCGTGAACGCAGTAGCAAAGAATTAATAATTGCCAATACAGGGCAAGTGCCCGTCCAATTTGAATTTATCAAGAAATTAGATGACACTAATTACTGCAAGGATTGGCTGTCTATCGCACCATATACTGGCTTTATCAAGCCCGGGGAAAAGTGTGACATCAAGCTCGAGGTTtacattgataaaaaaatggccTGCAAATTCAATTCCGGAGAAGATAAATTGTACGACATTTTAGTTCTGCATTTAGAGGGAGgaaaagacatttttataaCTGTTACTGGGACCTACGAGAGAAGTTGTTTTGGATCGTCTATGGAGGCTTTGGTGCATATCTCTGTGCCCATTAGGGAAGTACCCGTCGGGAGACTGATGGAgctagaaaataataaaaatccttCGAGCGAACCTTACCCTGTTCCTAAAGAGATTTGGTTGCTGGTGGATAGGTTGTATAGGCATGCAACAAAACAACGTGAACTTTTTGAAAAGGGTGGACTAGATAATGAGATTATTGCGATCAGAGATTGGTTGGATCTGGGGAGCCAGGAACCCATGCCTGGAAATGTCTATTCTGTGGCTGAGGCCCTTTTGTTACTGTTGGAATCAACTGCTGAGCCTCTGGTGCCCTATAATTTGCACAGCTTGTGCTTGAGTGCTGCTACCAGTTATTTGCAATGCAAACAG TTGGTGATGCAACTACCGGAAATTCGAAGAACGGTATTCCTCTACATTTGCTTTTTCCTTCAAGAATTGTTAAATCATTCTGAGGAGAATGGCTTGGACGCTAAGACATTGG CAACATTATTTGGCTCAATATTCCTGAGAGATCCACCAAGAAGCAGAGACGACAGAACTCAACGAAATCCATTAATTCAAGCAACATTCGACCGTAAGAAAGCAGCATTTGTGTATCAATTCCTCGTGAACGATCAAAGTGATTTTCTAGGACGATAA
- the LOC135162777 gene encoding vesicle transport protein SFT2A isoform X1, translating to MDKLRRALSGQEQCDEESGIMTQSETDFIVMNETTLSWSTRIKGFAICFVVGILLSFLGSFALFLHKGLKVFAVFYTLGNIVSLASTCFLMGPVNQLKKMFAATRIIATVLVFVSIAMTLYSAIGLEKAGLALVFIIIQSLAMTWYSLSYIPYARDAVKKAVESCIS from the exons ATGGATAAACTCCGGAGAGCATTGAGTGGACAGGAGCAGTGCGATGAGGAGAGTGGCATTATGACTCAG AGTGAAACGGATTTTATC gTAATGAACGAGACAACTCTTAGTTGGTCAACAAGAATAAAAGGCTTCGCCATATGTTTCGTTGTTGGAATACTCCTTTCCTTCCTGGGATCGTTTGCACTTTTTCTGCACAAGGGACTTAAAGTATTCGCCGTATTTTACACTTTAGGAAACATTGTTTCCTTAGCAAG cACATGTTTCCTCATGGGACCCGTCAATCAGTTGAAGAAAATGTTTGCAGCAACTCGAATTATTGCGACAGTACTTGTTTTTGTATCCATTGCAATGACTTTGTACTCAGCAATTGGA ttggAAAAGGCCGGTCTCGCTCTTGTTTTCATCATAATTCAGTCCTTAGCAATGACATGGTATTCACTATCTTATATTCCCTATGCAAGAGACGCTGTGAAGAAAGCTGTGGAGTCATGTATATCATAA
- the LOC135162777 gene encoding vesicle transport protein SFT2A isoform X2, with protein sequence MDKLRRALSGQEQCDEESGIMTQVMNETTLSWSTRIKGFAICFVVGILLSFLGSFALFLHKGLKVFAVFYTLGNIVSLASTCFLMGPVNQLKKMFAATRIIATVLVFVSIAMTLYSAIGLEKAGLALVFIIIQSLAMTWYSLSYIPYARDAVKKAVESCIS encoded by the exons ATGGATAAACTCCGGAGAGCATTGAGTGGACAGGAGCAGTGCGATGAGGAGAGTGGCATTATGACTCAG gTAATGAACGAGACAACTCTTAGTTGGTCAACAAGAATAAAAGGCTTCGCCATATGTTTCGTTGTTGGAATACTCCTTTCCTTCCTGGGATCGTTTGCACTTTTTCTGCACAAGGGACTTAAAGTATTCGCCGTATTTTACACTTTAGGAAACATTGTTTCCTTAGCAAG cACATGTTTCCTCATGGGACCCGTCAATCAGTTGAAGAAAATGTTTGCAGCAACTCGAATTATTGCGACAGTACTTGTTTTTGTATCCATTGCAATGACTTTGTACTCAGCAATTGGA ttggAAAAGGCCGGTCTCGCTCTTGTTTTCATCATAATTCAGTCCTTAGCAATGACATGGTATTCACTATCTTATATTCCCTATGCAAGAGACGCTGTGAAGAAAGCTGTGGAGTCATGTATATCATAA
- the LOC135162773 gene encoding acyl-CoA Delta-9 desaturase-like — MHTATMWEFEEPKPDKEPKEIASEPTPLPSLAHVKQPLIWRNIIGIAVLHILAVYLLATNWSIATMWTWIFSPIYGFSAGLGITAGAHRLWAHRSYSAKLPLRIFLACLYCAAGQTHLSKWIRDHRTHHRFTETPADPHDANRGFFFSHVGWLMMKRHPAVIEYGRKIDMSDIRADPVIQFFDKYYAPIMIWLAFIMPALIPVYVWKETWSISIYAVIIRYVWLLNATFSVNSFAHMWGNRPYNSKVKPTENPIVSVFTLGEGWHNYHHVFPWDYKASELGAYSLNGSCAFIETMAKWGLAYNLRTPRRETIEKQYLMKGDGTASLWGNEYNHH, encoded by the exons ATGCATACTGCGACTATGTGGGAGTTTGAGGAGCCAAAACCGGATAAGGAACCGAAAGAAATAGCTTCAGAGCCGACTCCGTTACCCTCTCTAGCTCATGTCAAACAGCCGCTCATATGGAGAAACATAATTGGTATCGCCGTGCTGCATATTCTCGCGGTTTATTTATTGGCAACAAATTGGTCGATAGCCACAATGTGGACATGGATTTTCA GTCCAATTTATGGATTCTCGGCTGGTTTAGGAATCACAGCCGGAGCTCACCGCCTCTGGGCGCACAGAAGTTACTCGGCAAAATTACCTTTGAGAATATTCCTGGCGTGTTTATACTGCGCAGCAGGTCAG ACACACCTAAGTAAATGGATTCGTGACCACAGGACCCACCACAGATTTACGGAAACCCCAGCCGACCCTCACGATGCCAACCGAGGATTCTTTTTCTCCCACGTTGGCTGGCTCATGATGAAGAGACATCCGGCCGTCATAGAATATGGACGTAAAATTGACATGAGCGATATTCGAGCTGATCCTGTTATCCAGTTCTTTGATAA GTACTACGCTCCTATCATGATATGGTTGGCCTTCATTATGCCGGCTCTAATACCTGTGTACGTCTGGAAAGAGACCTGGAGTATTAGTATATACGCAGTGATAATTCGCTATGTATGGCTGCTCAATGCAACATTTTCTGTTAATAGTTTCGCTCACATGTGGGGCAATCGACCATACAATAG CAAAGTTAAACCCACCGAAAACCCAATAGTATCTGTATTCACGTTGGGTGAAGGTTGGCACAATTATCATCACGTGTTTCCTTGGGATTACAAGGCATCGGAATTGGGTGCTTATTCTTTGAATGGATCTTGTGCATTCATCGAAACAATGGCGAAATGGGGACTCGCGTACAACCTGAGAACACCGAGAAGAGAAACTATTGAGAAGCAGTACCTGATGAAAGGTGATGGAACGGCTAGTCTGTGGGGAAATGAATATAATCATCATTAA